In Montipora foliosa isolate CH-2021 chromosome 13, ASM3666993v2, whole genome shotgun sequence, one DNA window encodes the following:
- the LOC137982232 gene encoding protein Aster-B-like: MEERVSSNISDTVNIKENDAKKERPKSLHLENLIVENGEEISENTRLTRKTKEISSSQEDLSSRNADPELERQGITNTLKSKIRDLSPSRKSSNSNPVSKSERKTSKTKTPQRYPRSPANWLPASFNQIFSNYKSKCGDFRRLFKDLPDSEQLIVDYSCALQRDILVHGRLYVSQNWLCFYANIFGWETFVTIPCAEISSITKEKTALVIPNAILVCTESEKYFFASFISRDTTYTVLFRIWQNALLDQPLNPSELIQLVGKYSESCNGSSENYDSDEDDDDDDNDGNDPDQVSAETGSEGDNERELVEDVHSQSSLDQSQSSLATESVAPDDQSRLNRNGDLGPKVSVTPPSPGVTASTDHPNHALSPPEGEHVANGVNAADAQSHSRSTSPNLQLKNLLKSPMNKRNAALLDASVAQDRKESSDLEEEGTASEHEGEGLTDVPINCACDSHLSKECINEEFPVSVDTLYEYLFTESDFYRRIQKTRKTKDLVFNPWETTEDGQRRTLTYTIALNHPIGPKHSPTTEKQHCLQNSVPGKVYVVQAEVNNEGIPYGDSFYIINRYCITRTSKMTSRLRITSDVFYQKSVWGFVKNMIEKNALEGLRDYFQFLVESLRRETTEGHWPNKLKVAASRRHKRNRSLKQKEMVEPVTEVSMEAKTSFLQRLSLRTTVSRIVGVSRSHLPQGMVENPLPVFVTVLLGALLLLNMLLMYRLFILERATHSGMHWDGTIKDLPADAAQWSELLQQQKQMHEMEMKRWREVLASSIQLMSQVQYSLDLLQVEMSKEQTSGTMETT; encoded by the exons ATGGAGGAGAGGGTGTCTTCTAATATTTCAGACACTGTTAACATTAAAGAAAACGacgcaaagaaagaaagaccTAAGAGCTTACACCTGGAAAACTTAATTGTCGAAAATGGCGAAGAGATAAGCGAAAACACTCGATTGACGAG GAAAACGAAAGAGATTTCTTCATCACAAGAAGATTTGTCATCACGCAACGCTGACCCAGAGCTCGAAAG GCAAGGCATaacaaacactttgaagtctaaAATAAGGGATCTCAGTCCCTCCAGGAAATCATCAAACTCTAACCCAGTTTCTAAGTCTGAAAGGAAGACCAGCAAGACCAAGACACCACAAAGATATCCT AGATCACCTGCAAATTGGCTGCCAGCTTCATTTAATCAG ATATTTTCAAATTACAAGTCAAAATGTGGGGATTTCAGAAGGTTATTCAAAGATCTTCCTGACAGTGAGCAGCTCATAGTAG ATTATTCGTGTGCATTGCAAAGAGATATCTTAGTTCATGGCCGACTGTATGTATCACAAAACTGGCTATGTTTTTATGCTAACATATTTGGCTGGGAAACATTT GTAACAATACCTTGTGCTGAAATTAGCAGTATAACAAAAGAGAAGACTGCTTTGGTTATACCTAATGCTATTCTAGTGTGCACAGAGTCTGAAAAG TACTTTTTTGCCTCATTCATATCAAGAGATACAACATACACAGTTCTCTTTCGGATTTGGCAAAATGCTCTTTTAGACCAG CCTTTGAATCCATCAGAACTGATCCAGTTAGTTGGTAAGTATTCAGAATCGTGTAATGGCAGCTCTGAAAATTATGACtctgatgaagatgatgatgatgatgacaatgacggCAATGATCCAGATCAAGTTTCAGCGGAAACTGGAAGTGAAGGTGACAATGAGCGCGAACTGGTGGAAGATGTGCACAGTCAGTCATCACTTGACCAAAGTCAGAGCTCTCTTGCAACTGAGTCTGTGGCTCCTGATGATCAG TCTCGACTCAATAGAAATGGTGACTTAGGACCAAAAGTGTCTGTCACGCCACCATCCCCTGGTGTAACAGCAAGCACAGATCATCCAAACCACGCATTGTCACCACCAGAAGGTGAACACGTTGCGAATGGGGTAAATGCTGCTGATGCTCAATCTCACTCCAGATCAACCTCGCCAAACTTACAGCTTAAAAACTTGTTGAAGTCGCCAATGAATAAAAGGAATGCAGCCTTGCTAGATGCATCGGTCGCACAGGACAGGAAGGAAAGCAGTGATTTAGAGGAAGAAGGAACAGCTTCTGAACATGAGGGCGAAGGTCTTACTGATG ttCCTATAAATTGTGCCTGTGATAGTCATCTTAGTAAGGAGTGTATTAATGAA gAGTTTCCTGTCAGTGTGGATACTCTATATGAATATCTGTTTACTGAGTCAGATTTCTATAGAAGAATtcagaaaacaaggaaaaccaAAG ATTTGGTATTCAACCCATGGGAAACCACCGAGGATGGCCAGCGGCGAACACTTACGTACACAATCGCACTAAATCATCCTATTGGGCCAAAACATTCACCCACCACAGAAAAGCAG CACTGCCTACAAAATAGCGTTCCTGGCAAGGTATATGTAGTCCAAGCAGAG GTGAACAATGAAGGGATTCCATATGGAGACAGCTTTTATATTATCAATAGATACTGCATCACAAGGACGTCAAAAATGACCAGCAGATTAAG AATTACGTCTGATGTCTTTTATCAGAAATCGGTATGGGGCTTTGTAAAAA ATATGATTGAAAAGAATGCGTTGGAAGGTCTTAGGGATTATTTTCAGTTCCTAG TGGAGAGTTTAAGAAGAGAAACGACAGAGGGTCATTGGccaaataaattaaaagttgCGGCGTCAAGAAGGCACAAGCGGAATAGAAGTCTGAAACAGAAAGAGATGGTGGAACCAGTAACAGAAGTATCTATGG aggctaaaacgagcTTTCTACAAAGATTGTCACTAAGGACAACTGTATCTCGAATTGTGGGAGTGAGTCG GTCTCACTTGCCACAAGGTATGGTGGAAAACCCTCTGCCAGTGTTTGTAACTGTTCT ACTTGGAGCATTGCTGCTGCTAAATATGCTGCTTATGTATAGGCTGTTTATACTTGAGCGAGCTACTCACTCGGGAATGCACTGGGACGGAACCATCAA AGATCTCCCAGCGGATGCTGCTCAATGGTCCGAGCTACTTCAACAACAGAAACAAATGCATGAAATGGAAATGAAAAG GTGGCGGGAGGTGCTTGCATCATCAATTCAACTTATGAGCCAG GTTCAATATTCCTTGGATTTGTTACAAGTAGAGATGAGTAAAGAACAGACATCTGGAACAATGGAGACCACGTGA